In Leptospiraceae bacterium, one DNA window encodes the following:
- a CDS encoding pathogenicity locus gives MNAKYESLKDLMQIPGVGKSIAQDLYDIGIRKIEDLKNKEPEVLYKDSNDFSGMTQDRCLLYVFRCACYFAKTPEKKRVSEKLQWWYWKDKKQSSK, from the coding sequence ATGAATGCAAAATATGAGTCCTTAAAAGATTTGATGCAAATTCCGGGTGTAGGTAAATCTATTGCACAAGATTTGTATGATATAGGGATACGAAAAATAGAAGATTTGAAAAATAAAGAGCCGGAAGTTCTTTATAAAGACTCAAATGATTTTTCTGGAATGACCCAAGACAGGTGCTTACTCTATGTATTTAGGTGTGCTTGCTATTTTGCTAAAACCCCGGAAAAAAAACGTGTTAGCGAAAAATTGCAATGGTGGTATTGGAAAGACAAAAAGCAAAGCTCCAAATAA
- a CDS encoding glucose-6-phosphate isomerase: MSDIKIQSRFTENFFSKEALEKNLKESEESRKLLHNKTGKGSEFLGWVDLPLKIKNSELEKIQDVAEQIQESSDYLVVVGIGGSYLGARAVIESLQSPFDFFKKKKTKILYAGHHTDSTYHSELLDFLEDKDFSINVISKSGTTTEPALAFRLLLELAKKKYGNKKLKKRVISTTDKSKGALKKLSDEYGFQTFVIPDDVGGRYSVLTPVGLLPIAVAGNKIKSFVKGASKMADSLSKENNPEKNIACLYASLRNTLYDTGRKIEILVNYNPALQYFTEWWKQLYGESEGKEKKGIFPAGVNFTSDLHSMGQYIQDGERMLFETVLKISSPKKNLKIPTVKDDPDGLNFIAGKTFSYLTEKALLGTILAHHDGEVPSIEVDIPEIKEETIGELIYFFEYACGVSGYMLGVNPFDQPGVESYKNNMFALLGKKGYEKIKADIESKLQKP, from the coding sequence ATGTCCGATATAAAAATCCAATCTAGATTTACGGAAAATTTTTTTTCCAAAGAAGCCTTAGAAAAAAATCTAAAAGAATCCGAAGAGTCCAGAAAGCTACTCCATAACAAAACAGGCAAAGGCTCTGAATTTCTTGGATGGGTGGATTTACCTTTAAAGATAAAAAACTCTGAATTAGAAAAAATCCAAGACGTTGCAGAACAAATTCAAGAAAGCTCAGACTATTTAGTAGTTGTAGGGATCGGCGGCTCCTACCTTGGCGCAAGGGCAGTCATAGAATCTCTTCAATCTCCTTTTGATTTTTTCAAAAAAAAGAAAACCAAAATACTCTATGCAGGACACCACACAGACTCAACCTACCATAGCGAGCTTTTGGATTTTTTAGAAGACAAAGATTTTTCCATAAATGTAATTTCCAAGTCGGGAACAACTACAGAGCCTGCATTGGCTTTTAGGTTACTACTTGAACTCGCCAAAAAAAAATACGGAAACAAAAAATTAAAAAAACGCGTAATATCCACTACAGACAAATCCAAGGGAGCTTTAAAAAAACTCTCAGATGAATACGGATTTCAAACTTTTGTAATCCCAGATGATGTCGGTGGACGTTATTCGGTATTGACCCCAGTTGGACTTTTGCCGATTGCAGTAGCCGGAAATAAAATTAAGTCTTTTGTCAAAGGTGCATCGAAAATGGCTGACTCTCTATCGAAAGAGAACAACCCAGAAAAAAATATAGCCTGCCTTTATGCTTCTCTGCGAAATACGTTATACGACACAGGTCGAAAAATTGAAATACTCGTAAACTACAATCCTGCACTTCAATATTTTACGGAATGGTGGAAGCAACTCTACGGAGAAAGTGAAGGAAAAGAAAAAAAAGGAATCTTTCCCGCAGGAGTGAATTTTACCTCAGACCTTCATTCAATGGGACAATACATTCAAGACGGGGAGAGAATGCTGTTTGAGACAGTTTTAAAAATTTCTTCTCCCAAGAAAAATCTCAAAATCCCTACCGTAAAAGACGACCCCGATGGATTAAATTTTATAGCTGGTAAAACTTTTTCCTATCTTACCGAAAAGGCATTACTCGGAACCATACTTGCCCACCACGATGGCGAAGTTCCCAGTATAGAAGTTGATATTCCTGAAATAAAAGAAGAAACAATAGGGGAGTTAATTTATTTCTTTGAGTATGCCTGCGGCGTATCCGGTTACATGCTGGGGGTAAACCCGTTTGATCAGCCGGGAGTAGAAAGTTACAAAAACAATATGTTTGCTCTACTTGGAAAAAAAGGGTACGAAAAAATAAAAGCCGATATAGAATCAAAACTTCAGAAGCCCTAA
- a CDS encoding CHAT domain-containing protein → MIELLIDRVGNVNVFNVLENDSPTKESHLQSIVDEDLIFEFMKEVDHLTKVSRNLYFDQDGNSQISIDILSDLKKIGEAFFDQFFPTPIADKLRTTSEKYLHFHIAPPLSVIPWSVLHNGNCFLSDKFCIGKTIQGYSHSKLKKSRESLKMLIIADPTEDLDWARLEGEKLYKTLKQKVPSSVLDIEFIGGRQVTKLKLLSLIKGKNIIHYSGHLYFSDDPLENGWLLSNDKVIKAREIKSSGFDTDLVFSNSCQSSENAKKKSNPSILNFFAGSFLMSGIRTFIGTNWEIADNENTLDFTIRFYTSLFNDKTIGESLFLAGEYARRNYNINDLTWANYSLHGDPTFKILEEKAKLKKDIINPSNVYNFYPTPIAKSYMDFMKDVSTSTAIENFDQLKNTFEEFSKVIGCFVFSDHKFHSLGRYIPEHPDDALTLKNWWDLIFQCLSDFKKLRMNPLLDNSVSILYTLKDTIYKMIQWVELYTQEKIDEKLVEIYLISFQYYYENLLLELEEFENLAIVLVHPDSDTKTNYYFRGTKPSSFLAQAPFASEEYVQSIIDEIDGKLLLLNLKNKRSFPLTGVLIDRDSENNTSLSFPGFRKSIFLNQKS, encoded by the coding sequence ATGATCGAGTTATTAATTGACCGTGTAGGAAACGTCAATGTATTTAATGTATTAGAAAATGACAGTCCTACCAAAGAATCCCATTTGCAATCCATTGTAGATGAAGATTTGATTTTTGAATTTATGAAAGAGGTTGACCACCTTACCAAGGTCTCCAGAAATCTGTATTTTGATCAAGATGGCAATTCACAAATTTCCATCGACATACTTAGTGACCTAAAAAAAATCGGAGAGGCTTTTTTTGACCAATTTTTTCCAACCCCGATCGCCGACAAATTAAGAACTACATCAGAGAAATATCTTCACTTTCACATTGCACCCCCTTTAAGCGTAATTCCTTGGTCTGTGCTACACAACGGAAATTGTTTTTTATCAGATAAATTTTGTATAGGAAAAACCATTCAAGGGTACTCTCACAGTAAATTGAAAAAATCCAGAGAAAGCCTGAAAATGCTAATCATCGCAGACCCAACTGAGGATTTAGATTGGGCAAGATTAGAAGGAGAAAAACTATATAAAACCCTAAAGCAAAAAGTCCCGTCGTCTGTTTTAGATATAGAATTTATCGGAGGAAGGCAAGTCACAAAACTAAAGTTACTGTCTCTCATCAAAGGAAAAAATATCATACACTATTCCGGACATTTATACTTTTCTGACGATCCTTTGGAAAACGGTTGGCTACTGTCCAACGATAAAGTAATAAAGGCAAGAGAAATCAAGAGTAGCGGCTTTGACACAGATTTAGTTTTTAGCAATTCCTGTCAGTCATCCGAAAACGCTAAAAAGAAATCCAATCCAAGTATTTTAAATTTCTTCGCAGGCTCATTTCTAATGTCGGGGATTCGTACATTTATTGGAACAAATTGGGAAATTGCAGACAACGAAAATACCTTAGATTTTACTATACGATTTTATACTTCTCTATTCAACGACAAAACAATAGGCGAGTCTCTTTTTCTTGCAGGAGAATATGCAAGAAGAAACTACAACATAAACGATCTAACTTGGGCAAATTATTCTCTCCATGGGGATCCTACTTTTAAAATTCTAGAAGAAAAAGCAAAGCTGAAAAAAGACATCATCAACCCTTCTAATGTTTATAATTTCTATCCGACCCCGATTGCAAAATCCTATATGGACTTCATGAAAGATGTTTCTACAAGTACTGCAATTGAAAACTTCGATCAATTAAAAAATACCTTTGAAGAATTTTCTAAAGTGATTGGGTGCTTTGTTTTCAGTGATCACAAATTTCATTCACTGGGAAGGTATATTCCAGAGCATCCGGACGATGCACTCACTTTAAAAAATTGGTGGGATTTAATTTTTCAGTGTTTGAGTGACTTTAAGAAACTGAGAATGAATCCACTTTTGGACAACTCGGTATCCATCCTTTACACACTGAAAGACACAATTTATAAAATGATCCAATGGGTTGAGTTATATACCCAAGAAAAAATTGACGAAAAATTGGTAGAGATCTATCTCATCTCATTTCAATACTATTACGAAAATTTATTACTTGAATTAGAAGAATTTGAAAACTTGGCCATAGTTTTAGTTCACCCGGATTCAGACACAAAGACCAATTACTACTTCAGAGGGACAAAGCCTTCCTCCTTTCTGGCACAAGCTCCCTTTGCAAGTGAAGAGTATGTGCAATCTATAATAGATGAAATTGACGGAAAACTTTTACTATTGAATTTAAAAAATAAAAGAAGTTTCCCTCTGACAGGAGTACTCATCGACAGAGATTCTGAAAACAATACAAGCCTGTCTTTTCCCGGTTTTCGCAAAAGCATTTTTTTAAACCAAAAATCATGA